In the genome of Aequorivita sp. H23M31, the window CATATCGTTATAATCTGGAAAAACTCTTTGCGCGGCCATATAGGTAAGGGCAATAATACTTCCCCACTCGTTCATTGCATCCTTTTGATAAAGAACCTGCATTGTTTTATGAAATGAGCCAGCGGAAACATCCCAACCTTTGTGGGTATAGTCATAATTTTGGCTTGTGTAGTGGTTTCCTTTCCTTACGTTAATGGACATTCCTATTGAATGTAATACAAAGTCCAATTTTCCGCCCAATTTTTCAACCGCTTGATCCACCAAATTCTCAAGATCATCAAGACTTGTTGCATCTGCAGGAATAACTTTGGAGCCTGTTTTTTCCGCCAATTCTTGAATTTGACCCATTCTCATTGCTACTGGTGCATTAGATAGCACAAATTTTCCACCTTCCTCATGAACTCTTTCGGCAGTTTTCCAGGCAATGGAATTAGCGTCCAATGCTCCAAAAATAATTCCGCGTTTTCCTTTTAGTAGATTATATGACATATTTTATAAATTAATGTTTAACTTCCTTTTGTTTTGGGCCAGTTACTTTGAAAAATCAGAAAAGTAAAGATACATTTTAATTCAATAATTCTTTTGCATTTGCAATAGCTGCTTCCGAAATATTCTTCCCTCCAAGCATTTGGGCAATTTCTGAAATCCGTTCTTCCCTGTCCAGTTTTCTTAAATGAGTAACCGTAACATGGTCTATATCTTCTTTATATACTTTTAGATGGTTTTCTCCCTTTGCGGCAATTTGGGGTAAATGCGTAATTGACAAAACCTGCATGTTTCTACCCATTTCCCACATTATGGTGGACATTTTATTGGCTATTTCACCCGAAACTCCCGTATCAATTTCGTCAAATATAAGTGTAGGTAGTTTTTTATAGCGTGCTAATACTGCTTTTATGGCAAGCATTATCCTGCTCATTTCTCCACCTGAGGCCACTTTTTTCAAGGGACCCAAAGCCATACCTTTGTTTGCAGTAAATAACAGCTCCAGCGTATCCGTTCCATTTCGTCTAAAATCTGAGGAAGATTTTAAATTAAATTGAAATTGCGCATTCGGCAATCCTAATAAACCCAGGATTTCTTCCAATTGCTTTTTTAACTGCGGAATGGCATTCGTTCTTCCCTTATGGATTACCAGGGCAGATTTATGTGCGGCTTCGGAAAATTGTTTCGCTTGCTTTTCAAGCTGTGTTATTTCGTCCTCAAGCCCTAAGGTTTTGTTAACCTTTTCCTCTAAGGAATTCTGAAATTCCAAAAGCTCACCAACAGTTTGCAGATTGTGTTTCTGTTGCAATTTATAAAGTTGCTGAAGTTTTTCATTTACTTCGAAGAGACGTTGCGGATCGGAAGCTACCTTTTCGGCAGTGTTTCGCATTGCTTCTGAAAGATCTTCCAGTTCAATAATCGCACTGTTTAATCGCTGCCAATAATCTTCATAGGTAGTGGAAAAACCCTTGATCCGTCCTACAGCAAGCCTGGCTTCTTTGGCAGTTTCAATACCTCCAACACTTTCCTCTTGAAGCAATTGTTCTGCCTGAAAAAACGCATTTTGTATTTCTTCGGCATTGTTCAATGTTTCATAGGTCTCTTCCAATTCCTGTTGATCCAATCCTTCAAGACCCGCCTGCTTTAATTCATTATAAAGAAACGTATTGTATTCTAACTCTTTGGTTGCAGAGACCTTTTCCAATTTTAGAGCCTCCAGCTTTTCTTCATGGGCTTGGAATTCGCGGAGCTGCTCCTGATAAGTCTTTAAAATTTTAAAATTTTCCGCTAAAGTATCTATTACCTCCAATTGAAAGCTCTCCGAAGCGATTTCCAGAGTTTCGTGTTGGCTGTGAACATCAACCAATAAAGGAGCAACGGATTGAAGTTGGGATAATGATACAGGAGTGTCATTTACAAAAGCGCGGGACTTTCCACTCGGCAATATTTCACGACGAAGAATTGTGTGGGCGTCGTAATCAAGATCATTCTCCTCAAAAATAGCTTGTAGGTTATAGTTCTCTATCAAGAAATGACCCTCAACAACACATTTTTTCGAGGCATCCTTTACGCTGCCAATATCGGCACGTTTGCCCAGCAATAAAGCTAAAGCCCCCAGAATAATAGATTTTCCAGCTCCGGTTTCACCGGTAATTACGGTAAGTCCCTCTTCTAAATCCACACGAATATCTTCTATAAGTGCATAATTTTTTATAGCGAGAGTTGTAATCACGGTCGATTCTGAATATTAGGGGATTATAATTTAAATGCTAAATAGAAATATTTCGAGGGATAATGACTCTATAATAAATCAAAAAGCCAAAGTTATTAATATAAAATCAAAATTTTATTTCTTCCCAATTACTTCTTTTGGTAGGTGCCATTCGGTTAAGATTCTCCACCAACTGGACTATATCCACTTGTGGTCCGCCACTGAAAATAGATTGAATTTCATCGCTTTTTGCATCAAAAAAAGTTCGAAGCAAAAATGAGTTCGGTCTTCTGTCGTTAATTCCTTTTAGCAATGTAATGGCATTTGAAACTGCTTCTTTCGCTTCTTTTGGCTTGGCAGCCATAAGATCCAAGCCTTTTCGATGGTAATCATACATCGCCTGGTGGAATTCCTTATAAACGGAAGAAAGTAGTGCATCGTTATATTGGTATCTCGATTGATTCCCATCCTTTGATTTCCAGCCTAAATAAGCACTACCGGCAGCGGTGTTGGTAATTTGTTTTGCAATCTCGAAGTAGGATTCTCCTCCATTGGGAATGTAGGTGTCAGCATCGAGACCAATAATCGTGTAAACGTGAAAAGCTACAACGGAAACCAGGTTGGACTCAAAGGTGTTTATATTAAAGTTGAAAGGTTCGAATTCTTTATATCTAAAATCTACTTGACGATCGAAGTAATTATAAACGGGGCTGTCATAGGTAGAATCGAATATAGGACGAGAAGATTGTATCTGAAGCGTACCATTAAAATTTTCGCCATCTATGCTGCTTATCACCAAAGTCATATTGCAGTCTATACGCTCCTGATTTTTAAAAGTCTTGTCGGTCCACTTGGTATTGTTGATAAATTCCCTCAATTGGGTCTCCAATGTACGGAACAATTGCAGGTTTGGTTGACCCGTTTGTGCGGCATCTATGGTTAGGGTACAATTAAGTTCTTGTGCCAATGTTAAGTTTGCCGTCGCAATACATATTAAAATAAGCAAAATTCTACGCATATGTTTTTTCTATAATATAGTCCAAAATATCCTTTGCCACCTCAGCCTTAGCTTTAACAGGAAAAGGAAGTACTTTATTGTCCTTTGAAATTAGGGTTACCTTATTGGTGTCCGATTGAAAACCAGCTCCCTCGTCTCGAAGCGAATTTAAAACAATTAAATCTAAATTCTTTTTTTTGAGTTTCAATTTTGCATTTTCCTCTTCGTTTTGGGTCTCAAGAGCAAAACCGACCAAAAACTGCTTCTGTTTTATCTCACCTAGAGATTTAAGTATATCTTTGGTTTTTGTAAGATTTAGAACCAAATCATCATCTTTCTTTTTTATTTTTTCCGAAGAAACATCTGCGGGACGATAATCGGCAACTGCGGCACTTAAAATAGCAATATCGCAATTGGGAAAATATTGATGGGCCGCTCGGTACATTTCTTCGGCTGAAGTAACCCGGATTATTTTTACATAATCATCTTCCAACTTTAAACTTACCGGTCCTGAAATAAGAATTACCTCCGCACCAAGTTTTGAAGCTACTTCGGCTATGGCATAACCCATTTTTCCGCTAGAATGGTTTCCTATAAATCGAACAGGGTCAATTGCCTCATAAGTGGGACCAGCTGTAATCAGTACTTTTTTTCCTTTTAAGGGAAGTTTCTTTAAAATATCGTTTTCTAAGAATGTAACAATATCCTCTGGCTCAGCCATTCTTCCCTGGCCTACCAATCCGCTTGCCAATTCGCCATAGGTTGCGGGAATTTGGATATTTCCGAAACTGTCCAATTTCTTGAAGACTTCTGAAACCGTTGGATGTATATACATATCCAAATCCATTGCGGGAGCATAATATACCGGACATTTTGCCGAAAAGTAAACTGCCAACAACAGATTATCCGCCCCTCCACTTGCCATTTTAGACATCGTATTTGCGGTGGCGGGTGCAATTAACATTAAATCTGCCCAAAGCGCAAGTTCTACATGATTGTTCCAAAGGGGATTTTCCTCTGGGTTTTCCCCTGATGGCTCAGTGGTAAAGGAGGAAAATACTTCATTTTTGGAAAGTGTAGAAAGCGTAAGAGGTGTAACAAATTCCTTGGCAGAAGTTGTCATCACCACTTTTACGTTTGCTCCTTTTTTCACAAGAAGCCTTACCAAAAAAGCCGCTTTGTAGGCGGCAATCCCGCCGGTAATGCCCAGCAAGATATTTTTACCGCTCAAAACAGCCATAATCTTAGATTCTAATTTGGATGTAAGATATTAATAAAAGTTGTATGCCCATGGGGAAACAAGACTCTTATCCTTCCAACGATTCCTCTTCTTTTGTATTTCGGTAGTAGATTTTATCCTCTAGCCATTCCTGTACCGCTAAAGCGTGTGGCTTAGGAAGTCTTTCATAGAACTTGGAAACCTCTATTTGTTCCTTATTTTCGAAAATCTCTTCAAGACTGTCGTTATAAGTAGCAAACTCATCCAATTTTTCAAGAAGTTCCTTTTTTATATCACCGTTTATTTGATTGGCTCTCTTAGAAATAATAGAAATAGCCTCATAAATGTTTTCGGTTGGAGCATCAATCAAATCTTTGTCAAGAGTGACTGTACTAATGGGTGCGTCTGAATTTTTTATATCCATCATTCTAAATTATTAAATAGTAGGTTTTGTTTCTTTGGACACCAACTTTTCGTCAATCTTCTGGCTAATTTCATAGGCCTCTGCCGCCGAGTCAGTATCCTTATAATATTTTGTAAAGCTATTGTAATATCCCTTGGCGGTCGCTAAACGTTCCTGAACCAAAGATGGTAAGCTATTAATGGCCAAAGCATAAGCAGCTTTCAATCTGTATAAAAATGCTTCTTCCCTAAAGGATGTACCTGGATTATCCGCAATAAAATTATCGAACGATTCAATAGCAGCTTTATAATCCTCAATACGGTAGTACTGTTTAGCAGTTTCAAACTGCTTTTTTTCCAATTTGGTCCTGAGTTCGGTAACGAGGCTATTTGCCTCGGCCCTTTTATCGGAGTTTGGATAGGTGTTAATAAAACCCTGCAGTTTTTCCATACCTCTGTAGGTCTCTTTCTGATCTAAGGAAAATGGTTCCGAAAGATTGTAAAAACTCTTTGCGGATTTAAAATATGCTATTTCCGTACTGTCGCTCTGAGGATACGCTTGGGTAAATCGCTCAAACTGATATCCAGCTGAATAACTGTCGCCCAATTCGTAAAACGTGTTGGCGTACATAAACATCAGTCTCTCCGCCTGAGGCTTCCCCCTATACGCGGGAACCAATTGCTCCATCAACTTCAATGCTTTTTTATATTTGCCTTTTTTGTAAAGAGAATCTGCATAGACATATTTTTTGCCCATATCATCCTTGCGAAGTACCTTTTGGTACTGACCACAGGAAGCAAAAAATAGGGAAATGCAAATTAAGAGTAAAGTAGGAAATCGCATGGGTTTCAAAAACATCGGGCAAAAGTAAGGAATTATACGAAAATGGGCAAACTTATTATGGGGCTAAAATATTTGTTTAAAGACTATTATTTACCTCTGTTTTGAAATATTTAACTTCAAATAATAGAGGTTCCCTTTTAGAAGTTTTCAACAAAGGAATCAATCATTTTTCGGAGGTTGTTGCTTACTCCAACTAACGGTAAGCGAACGGTATCACCACAGATTCCCAGCTTTTTGAAAACAGCTTTAATCCCTGCTGGATTCCCTTCGGCAAAAATGTAATCTATGGCCGGTGCTATTTTGTAGTGGATTTTGTAAGCTTCTTCAGCCTTTTTATCCAAACCGAGCTTGACCATTTTAGAAAATTCCTTTGGGAAACCTTCGCCAATTACGGAAATAACTCCGGCTCCACCGGCAAGAACCATTGGCAAGGTGATCATATCATCTCCTGAAATTACCAGGAAATCCTTTGGACAGCCAGCAATCAATCGCATAGCTTGCACTATATCTCCGGCAGCTTCCTTAATAGCGATAATCTTGTCAAAATCATTGGCCAAACGGAATACCGTTTCCGGTAATACATTGGATGCGGTTCTACCAGGAACGTTGTAGAGTATTATGGGTAAGGGAGCAGCTTTCGCAATTGCAGAAAAATGTTGGTAAATCCCTTCTTGGGTAGGTTTGTTGTAATAGGGCGAAACAGATAAGATAGCAGTAAAATCGGAAACGTTCGTGTTCTGCATTTCATTAATTACTTCTTGGGTGTTATTGCCACCAATGCCTAAAACTAACGGAACCCGTTTTTTATTCGCTAAAATTACCGTATCGATAACTAGTTGCTTTTCTTCTTTGGAAAGAGTGGCAGTTTCGGCGGTAGTACCGAGCACAACTAGATAGTCAATTCCATTTTCAATATTAAAATTGACCACTTTTTTGAGTCCTTCCACATCAACAGAAAAATCTTCTTTAAAGGGTGTGATTAATGCTACTCCGGTACCTATTAATTCTTTCATATTCGAGATTGCTTTATATCTTTTTTAAAATCTTTAAATACTTTGTTACTTCCTCTCTAAAATCTTTGGGTTTGTTTAGGTCAACGTTTAAAAGTAAATCGAAAAATTGTTCATTCGCACTATTACAGCCAATTTTAAACTTTGCTTTACTCTGTGCAACCAATGTATCCAAAAAATCATGCTTTCCGGTGTAATAACCAATCAGTACATCGAAGGAGTTATTGAGAAATTCTATGGCACTTTCGTTTTTAATTTCGCCATTCCATCCAAATTCTTTGTTGGTAATCTGGTTTTGTCTTACAGATGGAATTTTTTTTCGCGTTTCAATAAACGTAAATATCTTTATATTCTTACGTTGCAAACCGAGTTCCACTCCAAAATCGGCAAGCATTTCAAAATCCTCGTACAAAGCTTCATCCACTAAAAATCCCAAATACGTTAACGGTGCGTTCCTTTGGGAAACATCTCTTTCGGCTAAAGATTTGTCGGTTTGTCTTTTTAAAGAACGGAGTTTATATGTTTTCAACATAGCATTTTATGCCGCGAATTTAAAATTAGTACTATATGAAATTCCAATTGGTAGAAATAAGCAGCCCAACCGTTATATCATTTTTAAAAAGTCATCCTCGGAAATAATAGGGATACCCAAACTTTCCGCTTTGGTTTTTTTGCTCGGTCCCATATTATCACCGGCTACCACATAATTTGTTTTAGACGAAATAGAACTGGAAACTTTCCCGCCGTTATCTTCAATCAGTTTTTTTAGTTCGTCCCGGGAAACTTTTGTAAAAACTCCGGAGACAACGAAATTCAAGTCCTTCAAAGCAATTGACGTGGACTCTAAAAGATTTTCTACATTTTTCCTTTCCAGATAATAATCTACTGCCGATTTACTAGTTGAAATCTGTTTTTTAACTCTTTTCCTTTGAACTGAACGAAGAGAATAATCATTCGCTTTCTGGAACTTCTCAAAATCATTTATATTTTGCAATAATCTATAGAACAACTCGCCACAGACTTTGGCGTCTTCTAAAGCATCGTGATGGTTGTTTTGAACAATATTATAATAATGCGCTACAGTAGTCAGTTTATAATTGCTTAAATCCAAAAATTGACGTGATATTCTAAGTGTGCAAAAACAAGTGTGTTTTGGCTCAGTAATGCTATATCTTTCTAACGAATATTTTAACACAGACATATCGAAACTTGAATTATGGGCCACAATTGTAGTATCCTCGAAATAATGTTTGATTTCTCTCCAAACTTCTTTAAAATTCGGTTCGAACATCACATCTTCTTCTGTGATACCATGAATTCTCATTGTATAAGGATTAAATTTTTCGATTTCGGGATTAATCAGAGAATAAAAACTATCAATTATATTTCCATTTTCAAACAGAACAATACCAATTGAACAGGGATTTTTACCGCTTGCAGTTTCAAAATCAAATGCCGTGTATCGACTAATCATAATAACATATTAAAAAAATCTTTCTCAGAAATCATTTTTATATTGTCCTTTTCAGCTCTTAGTTTCTTCGAGGGACCCATATTCTCTCCCACAATTAAAAAAGAAGTGTTTTTACTTAAGGAGCTTACATTTTTGCCACCATTATCTTCAATTATTCTTTTCAATTCATTCCTTTCAATTGAAAACGTTCCCGAAACGACAAATGTCATGCCCTCCAGTTTATTCGACCCAAGCTCCTTTTCCACTATTTCAAATTTTAATCCGGCAACTTTCAGTCTTTCAATAATTTCTAAATTTCTTTCACTTGCAAAAAACTCAAGAATATTTATAGCTACAGAATTACCGACATCACGAATCGAAATTAGATCCTCATAAGTGGCATTCATTAAATTATTTAAATTTTTAAAATGAATAGCCAGGTTTTTAGCTCCGACTTCCCCAACATCTTTAATTCCAATAGCAAATAATACTTTATCAAAATCACGGCTCTTGGACGCTTCAATCGCTAAAAGCATGTTACTTGCTGTTAAATCTTGGATACTTATCCTATTCCTGTCTGCTAATTTAATTATAAATGGTTCAAAATCTTTAACTCTGTTGTAATTACTTAATTTTAAGCTTTCATCTATATAATTCAAATTATAGAATTCATCTTTCTTAAATAAATCTAATGCACAAATTTCAGGAAACTTCAATTGTAACAACAGATTAAAGGAAACGTATCCTTCTAATGAAGGGAAATTTTCCAAATCAATGGATTTTAATGAATTCTTCAGTTTGTACTGTAACTTTAATAATTTCTTTCCATAGGAATTCGTGTTATCTACTTTGTAATTTAGGATATCTTTAATACTGTGTATTTCGCTACTTAATAATTCAGAATCCTTTAAAGTTAAATTTCCCCATTTATAACTTAATCCAAAAATGGCGGTTTTAAGATCTACCTGGAGGTGATTTTTATATTTCAATCCAGCGGTCTCGTTATCAAGCCATCTTTCTAGACCTATAATTTTTTCATATTTTAAATAATATAAATCTGAATAATTTTGGATTAAACCATTATAATACAGAATCTCAATAATTCCTTTGCCCAACCCTTCAATATCCATTGCCTTTCGGGAAGTAAAATGCTGAATCCTACCAATTATCTGGGGCGGACAAACTTCGACGTTGGGGCAGTAATGTTGAGCTTCGCCTTCAGCGCGAACTAAGGGAGTTCCACACTCGGGACATTCGGTAATATATTTTGTAGGGGAAGAATTGGGATCGCGTTGGGTAAAATCAACTCCGATTATCTTAGGGATAATTTCTCCGCCCTTTTCAACAAAAACTGTATCTCCTTCACGAATATCCAGTTTTTGTATTTGATCGGCATTATGAAGCGAGGCTCGTTTTACAATGGTTCCTGCCAACTCCACAGGTTCAAGATTTGCAACTGGAGTAATTGCCCCAGTTCTTCCAACTTGATAGGTAATTTGATGCAAAAGTGTAGAAACTTGTTCCGCTTTAAATTTGTAGGCCATCGCCCAACGAGGAGATTTAGCTGTATAACCGAGCTCTTCCTGCTGTTGTAGACTGTTTACTTTTACTACTACTCCATCGGTTTCATATGGAAGTTCGTGTCTGTGAATATCCCAATAATTTACAAATTCCAGTACCTCATCCAGATTTTTTGCAAGCTTAGCTGCTTCGGGCACTTTAAAACCCCATTGTCTGGCTTTTTCAAGACTTTCAAATTGGGTCTTTACAGGCAATCGTTCTCCTTGTAAATTATAGAGCAAGCAATCCAAAGGCCGTCTCGCAACCTCCGCACTATCCTGTAATTTCAAACTTCCAGAGGCGGTATTGCGCGGATTTCGATACGGCTCTTCCCCTAACTCTACCCTTTCGGCATTCATTTTTGCAAATCCTTCAAAGGGCAACACAATTTCCCCGCGAATATCAAAAAGCGGAGGATAATCCCCACGCAAATGCAACGGAACAGATCTAATCGTTCTAACATTAGCAGTAATATCATCTCCCCGAAATCCATCGCCTCTGGTTACCGCCCTTTTTAATTGGCCATCTTCATAAGTCAGGCTTATTGAAGCGCCATCATATTTAAGCTCGCAAGTAAACTCTACGGCTCCATCGACCATTTTTTCAATGCGCTTCTCCCAGTCTTCAAGATCTTCTTTCGAATAGGAATTTTCAAGGGAGTACATTCTATAAGTGTGGGGTACCGTTTCAAAGTTTTTGGTGATTTCACCGCCCACTCTAAGCGTGGGCGAATTGGCATCGTAATATTCGGGATGCGCCTGCTCCAGAACCTGAAGATCGTTTAATTTCTGGTCAAATTCAAAATCTGAAATCGTGGGATTGTCCAGTACATAATAATTATAGTTGTGTTCGCTGAGTTCGTTGCGAAGTGAGATAATTTGTTGTTCGATGTTCATGAAAACAAAGATAAAATTTTAAACGTGTTGGATTTTGAAAACCTGAGAGGAATTTTCTTCAAAATAACTTTCGACCAAAATCAAATTCTGACCTAAACGCTTCTTCCAAAAAAGTCAAAAACCAGTCAATTAATTTTCACAAAAACTGACAGATCAGATATTTCCGAGTGGTTTTTGCCCAATCTTAGAAATTTTTATTCTCAGTATTATTTTATTGTTTCTTCAAAATATTATGGATTTTAAGTTTTCTACAAGATTTCGTCATAAAACTCAAAACAATTATTACATATATAAATGAAAACCTTTAAGATGTGTTATTTTCAATTAATTAAGAAAAATAATTGATAAATTAGTAATGTTTAATTAAATTTAATAGGATATTATAAATATTTGGACATTATAAATTTAGAAAAAGAATATTCCTAAAACTCCCTTCATCCCCTCGCTTTGAATTACGCTAATATTTAAATTAGTTTATTTCGCTCTGACCCCTACACGAATAGAACTTAAAGTCACCTTTATAGGAGAGGTGACCTTAATCGAAATATAGAAATACATCGGAGATTCTAGTATTTCTTGTTGACCATTTAACCTATTTATTAACCAAACTATTTAATCATGAAAAGAATTACGGTTATCATCTGTATCGTTGGCCTGCTCTCGCTTTCGATGAACGCCCAAGTTATGCAATCTTCCAGTCAAGGTTCGAGAGTAAACCGATCAGATGTCGAATCCTCGAATAAGCCAACTGCATCCGTTCAGGAACAACGTTTAAAAGACCATAGCCAAAACCAGCCTATTGTATTTCAAAAGCCTACAATCAAATCTCAGGAAACCACCAAAACCGGAAGTTGGAATTTCCTACCCTCGAGCACGGGAGTGTTGAGCGGAAGCCATCCAGAGTTCTATCCTAAGTCTGACCAAACTATCAATTATAAAGAAGCTTTGGAATTATCCAATAGCTCAGCTGAACGATCCAATTTGGCATGCAGCCAGGAAAATCCTACCAATGGCTTTGAAGTTGGCTATACTACATCAAAGAATACGGTCCAAATCATAGCTACAGACATAACCGTGCCAGCGGATACTGATTTTACCCTAAACACAATTACTATTAATATCCATAGTATTCCTGGTGTAACCCTAATTTCTGCGGACATTACCCTTTATGAGAATGCAAGCGATCTTCCAGGAACGATAAAGAGTTCACAGGCTGCGGTAATCCCAGTTTCCCAGACAATAATAGGAAACAATAATGGATATGATATTTCTGAAATCGTATTTGATATTAATCCCGTAATGCTGCAGGGACAGGCTGGATTGCCTACAACCTATTGGGTATCATTATATGTAGATATGACTTCTTCTGACTTCGGTTATATTGATTCTACTAGCGCTAGTGTGGTGGGATTGCCACTATCATATTCAGAGGATGCAGGGGCAACGTGGCTTCCTTATCCCGGGTGGGATACCGTATATATTTTTGATGGCGATTGTGGACCACTTGGCGGTGGCACCGTAAACTGTTCTGAAGAAAACCCCAACGACTTTACTTTTGAGGATGGATATAATTGCTCTTCCGATTACATCTTTAAAACTGCCAATGACCTAACGGTAGCGGCAGATGACAACTTTACGTTGGAGCATATCACCGCAAGTATTATGGCCAACAATCCAATCCTTACCGTAAACGTTAACTATTATGACGACGCATCGGGGTTGCCTGGAACATTGATTGGTTCCGAAAATTCAGTATCTATAGATAGCCAGACGATTATTGGTAGCGGAAGTGGTTATGATGTACACGAACTACAAATGACAGTTACTCCATTTACTTTTCCGGGTCAGAGTGGCGCTCCAACAACTTATTGGATTGAACTTTCCATTAGTGATGGGAGCGGGGGATTTGTTTTCTGGGTGGCTACTACTTCTAGCATGATAGGGCATCCTCTTGCTCTT includes:
- a CDS encoding helix-hairpin-helix domain-containing protein; protein product: MLLAIEASKSRDFDKVLFAIGIKDVGEVGAKNLAIHFKNLNNLMNATYEDLISIRDVGNSVAINILEFFASERNLEIIERLKVAGLKFEIVEKELGSNKLEGMTFVVSGTFSIERNELKRIIEDNGGKNVSSLSKNTSFLIVGENMGPSKKLRAEKDNIKMISEKDFFNMLL
- the dapA gene encoding 4-hydroxy-tetrahydrodipicolinate synthase, with protein sequence MKELIGTGVALITPFKEDFSVDVEGLKKVVNFNIENGIDYLVVLGTTAETATLSKEEKQLVIDTVILANKKRVPLVLGIGGNNTQEVINEMQNTNVSDFTAILSVSPYYNKPTQEGIYQHFSAIAKAAPLPIILYNVPGRTASNVLPETVFRLANDFDKIIAIKEAAGDIVQAMRLIAGCPKDFLVISGDDMITLPMVLAGGAGVISVIGEGFPKEFSKMVKLGLDKKAEEAYKIHYKIAPAIDYIFAEGNPAGIKAVFKKLGICGDTVRLPLVGVSNNLRKMIDSFVENF
- a CDS encoding DUF6913 domain-containing protein; translation: MLKTYKLRSLKRQTDKSLAERDVSQRNAPLTYLGFLVDEALYEDFEMLADFGVELGLQRKNIKIFTFIETRKKIPSVRQNQITNKEFGWNGEIKNESAIEFLNNSFDVLIGYYTGKHDFLDTLVAQSKAKFKIGCNSANEQFFDLLLNVDLNKPKDFREEVTKYLKILKKI
- the recN gene encoding DNA repair protein RecN; protein product: MITTLAIKNYALIEDIRVDLEEGLTVITGETGAGKSIILGALALLLGKRADIGSVKDASKKCVVEGHFLIENYNLQAIFEENDLDYDAHTILRREILPSGKSRAFVNDTPVSLSQLQSVAPLLVDVHSQHETLEIASESFQLEVIDTLAENFKILKTYQEQLREFQAHEEKLEALKLEKVSATKELEYNTFLYNELKQAGLEGLDQQELEETYETLNNAEEIQNAFFQAEQLLQEESVGGIETAKEARLAVGRIKGFSTTYEDYWQRLNSAIIELEDLSEAMRNTAEKVASDPQRLFEVNEKLQQLYKLQQKHNLQTVGELLEFQNSLEEKVNKTLGLEDEITQLEKQAKQFSEAAHKSALVIHKGRTNAIPQLKKQLEEILGLLGLPNAQFQFNLKSSSDFRRNGTDTLELLFTANKGMALGPLKKVASGGEMSRIMLAIKAVLARYKKLPTLIFDEIDTGVSGEIANKMSTIMWEMGRNMQVLSITHLPQIAAKGENHLKVYKEDIDHVTVTHLRKLDREERISEIAQMLGGKNISEAAIANAKELLN
- a CDS encoding DNA-directed RNA polymerase subunit omega, which produces MDIKNSDAPISTVTLDKDLIDAPTENIYEAISIISKRANQINGDIKKELLEKLDEFATYNDSLEEIFENKEQIEVSKFYERLPKPHALAVQEWLEDKIYYRNTKEEESLEG
- the porD gene encoding type IX secretion system protein PorD produces the protein MRRILLILICIATANLTLAQELNCTLTIDAAQTGQPNLQLFRTLETQLREFINNTKWTDKTFKNQERIDCNMTLVISSIDGENFNGTLQIQSSRPIFDSTYDSPVYNYFDRQVDFRYKEFEPFNFNINTFESNLVSVVAFHVYTIIGLDADTYIPNGGESYFEIAKQITNTAAGSAYLGWKSKDGNQSRYQYNDALLSSVYKEFHQAMYDYHRKGLDLMAAKPKEAKEAVSNAITLLKGINDRRPNSFLLRTFFDAKSDEIQSIFSGGPQVDIVQLVENLNRMAPTKRSNWEEIKF
- a CDS encoding outer membrane protein assembly factor BamD, translating into MRFPTLLLICISLFFASCGQYQKVLRKDDMGKKYVYADSLYKKGKYKKALKLMEQLVPAYRGKPQAERLMFMYANTFYELGDSYSAGYQFERFTQAYPQSDSTEIAYFKSAKSFYNLSEPFSLDQKETYRGMEKLQGFINTYPNSDKRAEANSLVTELRTKLEKKQFETAKQYYRIEDYKAAIESFDNFIADNPGTSFREEAFLYRLKAAYALAINSLPSLVQERLATAKGYYNSFTKYYKDTDSAAEAYEISQKIDEKLVSKETKPTI
- the coaBC gene encoding bifunctional phosphopantothenoylcysteine decarboxylase/phosphopantothenate--cysteine ligase CoaBC, which translates into the protein MAVLSGKNILLGITGGIAAYKAAFLVRLLVKKGANVKVVMTTSAKEFVTPLTLSTLSKNEVFSSFTTEPSGENPEENPLWNNHVELALWADLMLIAPATANTMSKMASGGADNLLLAVYFSAKCPVYYAPAMDLDMYIHPTVSEVFKKLDSFGNIQIPATYGELASGLVGQGRMAEPEDIVTFLENDILKKLPLKGKKVLITAGPTYEAIDPVRFIGNHSSGKMGYAIAEVASKLGAEVILISGPVSLKLEDDYVKIIRVTSAEEMYRAAHQYFPNCDIAILSAAVADYRPADVSSEKIKKKDDDLVLNLTKTKDILKSLGEIKQKQFLVGFALETQNEEENAKLKLKKKNLDLIVLNSLRDEGAGFQSDTNKVTLISKDNKVLPFPVKAKAEVAKDILDYIIEKTYA
- a CDS encoding enoyl-ACP reductase FabI, whose protein sequence is MSYNLLKGKRGIIFGALDANSIAWKTAERVHEEGGKFVLSNAPVAMRMGQIQELAEKTGSKVIPADATSLDDLENLVDQAVEKLGGKLDFVLHSIGMSINVRKGNHYTSQNYDYTHKGWDVSAGSFHKTMQVLYQKDAMNEWGSIIALTYMAAQRVFPDYNDMADNKAYLESIARSFGYFFGKDKKVRVNTISQSPTPTTAGQGVKGFDGFISYADKMSPLGNATALDCANYTVAMFSDLTKRVTLQNLYNDGGFSNMGVSMDVMDAFVKGAE